A region from the Vicia villosa cultivar HV-30 ecotype Madison, WI linkage group LG3, Vvil1.0, whole genome shotgun sequence genome encodes:
- the LOC131660299 gene encoding F-box protein SKIP23-like has product MEVSWTDLPPEIIETISQKLTIYSDYLRFRSVCRTWFSSLPKTPLHLPPQLPWLIFSQQSFLDISTNKTHLINLPLSSHRTRICGSSHGFLVILDETPQIRLFNPVTNVTLFLPPLHAFPNVVSFDYSNVGREYLVRNPNGDLGFFNLRQMCNYFVRKIVLSSSPKNDDFVAFAIVDGFNNLAFCKKGYDSWVFVSDEIFQFWEDVVYHNGLFYAVSKGGIIAVCDVDVPRVSVIEMSVPVEFSGDIFYVVFSGEEMLLVTRVLEQEFSDGGIESHDMFVYKTVGFEVFKMDWNAMAWKKIETLGDRALFVGGNSSQCFSAGDFVGCCADCIYFTDDYSESNHDDAYGKHDFGMFRLLDQIIDPLLPSYPRNSYSWLGWPLPIWVSPNPC; this is encoded by the coding sequence CCTCCAGAAATCATAGAAACAATTTCTCAAAAGCTAACAATCTACTCCGACTACCTCCGATTCCGATCCGTCTGCCGCACCTGGTTCTCCTCCCTCCCCAAAACCCCTCTCCATCTCCCACCTCAACTCCCATGGCTCATTTTCTCCCAACAATCCTTCCTCGACATCTCCACCAACAAAACTCACCTCATCAATCTCCCTCTTTCCTCTCACCGAACTCGCATCTGCGGTTCTTCCCACGGCTTCCTCGTAATTCTCGACGAAACCCCTCAGATTCGTCTTTTCAACCCCGTAACAAACGTTACTCTCTTTCTTCCTCCGCTTCACGCTTTCCCTAATGTTGTGAGCTTCGATTATTCGAATGTTGGTCGCGAGTATTTGGTTAGAAACCCTAACGGTGATTTAGGGTTTTTCAATTTGAGACAAATGTGTAACTATTTTGTTAGGAAGATTGTTTTATCATCGAGCCCTAAAAACGATGATTTTGTTGCGTTTGCTATTGTTGATGGGTTTAACAATTTGGCTTTCTGTAAAAAGGGGTATGATTCTTGGGTTTTTGTGAGTGATGAGATTTTTCAGTTTTGGGAAGATGTTGTGTATCATAATGGATTGTTTTATGCTGTGAGTAAGGGAGGGATTATTGCGGTGTGTGACGTTGATGTTCCGAGAGTTTCGGTTATTGAGATGAGTGTGCCGGTTGAATTCTCCGGGGATATCTTTTATGTGGTGTTTTCCGGTGAGGAAATGTTGTTGGTTACTCGGGTTTTGGAACAGGAGTTTTCTGATGGGGGGATTGAATCTCATGATATGTTTGTGTATAAGACTGTGGGGTTTGAGGTTTTTAAGATGGATTGGAATGCGATGGCGTGGAAAAAGATTGAAACGTTGGGTGATAGGGCTTTGTTTGTAGGTGGAAATTCTTCGCAGTGTTTTTCGGCGGGTGATTTTGTAGGATGTTGTGCAGATTGTATCTATTTTACTGATGATTATTCAGAGTCGAATCATGATGATGCTTATGGGAAACATGATTTTGGCATGTTTAGATTGTTGGATCAGATCATTGACCCGTTGTTGCCGAGTTATCCTCGGAATTCATATTCTTGGTTAGGATGGCCGCTTCCAATTTGGGTTTCTCCAAATCCTTGCTAA